One Rhinoderma darwinii isolate aRhiDar2 chromosome 6, aRhiDar2.hap1, whole genome shotgun sequence DNA window includes the following coding sequences:
- the LOC142655767 gene encoding uncharacterized protein LOC142655767: protein MTGLFYPSQTLGGPHIDIEDIITSQNIISRVMHSYLAILVPLGLLAGVSCVAILIRNKMKYQTLNNLDFYLLALAVTDITIVLYSFTSKTRPGYLETSNLSCGVLSWFFNVSYFFSQYLLILMFLNLLIMDDSTITRSHLRYVFLTLILSVLMSVVNVLLLGNHEKLQNITHCQLDPLNAKPEYDFMKFTAGFGFPSLVLVIFNTLLIIQAQKVEMSEKLQAHVILFFHIAVMFICRLFYNIMLIRRTCLKIRELYMSPREELVLNIAELVVFSGSCIRLIVTLVLHKPCRESFKKSIQSLINKCGRKETSNNVI from the coding sequence ATGACTGGGCTTTTTTACCCCAGCCAAACTCTGGGGGGCCCCCACATAGACATAGAAGATATTATTACTTCTCAGAACATTATCTCAAGGGTCATGCACAGCTACCTTGCTATTCTAGTTCCTCTTGGTTTACTGGCTGGTGTCTCCTGTGTCGCCATACTAATCAGAAACAAGATGAAGTATCAAACACTGAACAATCTGGACTTCTATCTTCTAGCGTTGGCTGTCACAGACATTACAATCGTCTTATACTCTTTCACCTCAAAGACAAGACCGGGTTATTTGGAAACTTCCAATTTGAGCTGTGGGGTTCTATCATGGTTCTTCAATGTGAGCTATTTCTTCTCTCAGTACCTACTGATTTTAATGTTCCTCAACTTACTCATCATGGATGATTCCACAATAACTCGAAGTCATCTGAGATACGTCTTTCTTACATTGATATTGTCAGTACTAATGTCTGTCGTAAACGTTTTACTGCTAGGTAACCATGAAAAACTTCAGAATATCACACACTGCCAGTTAGACCCATTAAATGCTAAGCCAGAATATGACTTCATGAAGTTCACAGCCGGATTTGGTTTCCCATCGCTGGTTCTTGTGATATTCAACACTCTACTGATTATTCAAGCCCAAAAAGTGGAAATGTCCGAGAAGCTACAGGCTCATGTGATTCTATTTTTTCACATTGCAGTTATGTTTATATGTCGACTATTCTACAATATCATGTTGATCAGGAGGACATGTTTAAAGATTCGAGAGTTGTACATGTCTCCTAGAGAGGAGCTAGTCCTCAACATTGCAGAACTGGTAGTATTCAGTGGTAGCTGTATCAGACTTATAGTCACACTGGTCTTGCACAAACCTTGCAGGGAAAGCTTCAAGAAATCCATACAATCCTTAATCAATAAGTGTGGAAGAAAGGAAACCTCCAACAATGTAATCTAA